One Setaria italica strain Yugu1 chromosome I, Setaria_italica_v2.0, whole genome shotgun sequence DNA window includes the following coding sequences:
- the LOC101764518 gene encoding chaperone protein ClpB1 — MSRSLANTLGRIDNLAPPRMPLLLSGDRRHAAPAADLSQTSAGVRESETMASVSRVATASSSSSQHYAFQLAAARALATEASSRNARSQAPSPATAPSSTVPAALGAVPRETLYVQSAAQSGSMVPANVSWAAAQLGRSGPVFTLAAPKPQAPALEVYGRDMTAEAGNTDPVVGRDDVIDRVICVLCRRSKNSAVLVGAPGVGKTAVAEGLAQRIAAGNVPAALSGARVVELDLGAVMVGTTARGMVEERVRNVIKEAEDANGKVILFIDEMHLLLGVGANLLKPALARGRIRCVGATTFDEHRKYVERDTAFERRFQKVHVPEPSLVATVAILQGLKKKFEEHHNTIIQDAAISAAVRLANRYITGRQFPDKAIDVIDEASAITRIQADNQLKGNNTHHSPVDTLKEAIVCPDQVAQVVSQFTGIPVNALAQDEKVKLMNLANRLQERVVGQEEAVNLVAQSVLRSRAGLDQPGQPIGSFLFLGSTGVGKTELAKALAEQLFDSEKMLIRFDMTEFVGSHSVLRLIGAPPSYHGYEEGGQLTEKVRQRPYSVILFDEIEKADPATFNVFLQLLDDGVLTDGKGRTVDFKNTIIIMTSNLGAEYLMKAMTGGKSMEAARELVIKQAEKHFKPEFLNRLSEIVIFEPLSQDNLRVVAYVQMKGIIARLADKGINISVSEAAIDVVLSESYNPLYGARPIRRWLQKNVMTKLSEMLVKGEVDADTTVIIDASEDMKDLRYIVKNARCPYKRPPLEISSDSDSDNDIDLNAPIEKKMKWI, encoded by the exons CCCCTGCAGCCGACCTGTCCCAAACCTCGGCCGGCGTGCGGGAGTCGGAGACCATGGCATCCGTGTCGCGGGTTGCCACggcctccagctccagctcgcAGCACTATGCTTTCCAGCTGGCCGCAGCGAGGGCTCTCGCAACCGAGGCTTCATCCCGGAATGCACGGAGCCAGGCGCCATCTCCGGCCACTGCCCCTTCCTCAACGGTCCCAGCCGCTTTGGGGGCCGTACCAAGGGAAACCCTCTATGTGCAATCAGCTGCGCAGAGCGGTTCGATGGTGCCGGCGAACGTGAGCTGGGCCGCCGCTCAGCTAGGACGATCTGGTCCCGTGTTCACCCTGGCCGCTCCCAAGCCACAGGCGCCGGCTTTGGAGGTTTATGGCCGGGACATGACGGCCGAGGCCGGCAACACAGATCCGGTGGTCGGGCGCGACGACGTGATCGACCGCGTCATCTGCGTCCTCTGCCGGCGCTCCAAGAACAGCGCCGTCCTCGTCGGCGCGCCTGGAGTCGGCAAGACGGCCGTTGCTGAGGGACTCGCGCAGCGCATTGCGGCGGGGAATGTCCCCGCCGCGCTCTCCGGCGCGCGCGTCGTGGAGCTCGACCTCGGCGCGGTGATGGTGGGGACCACGGCGCGTGGCATGGTCGAGGAGCGCGTCAGGAACGTCATCAAGGAGGCCGAGGACGCCAACGGCAAGGTGATCCTCTTTATTGACGAGATGCACTTGCTCCTCGGCGTTGGTGCTAATCTGCTGAAGCCGGCGTTGGCGCGTGGCCGCATCCGCTGCGTGGGCGCCACGACGTTCGACGAGCACCGCAAGTATGTTGAGAGGGATACTGCGTTTGAGCGGCGGTTCCAGAAGGTGCACGTCCCGGAGCCGAGTTTGGTGGCGACCGTTGCCATTCTCCAGGGACTCAAGAAGAAATTTGAAGAGCACCACAACACCATAATCCAGGACGCTGCCATTTCAGCTGCGGTTCGGCTTGCCAACCGTTATATCACCG GTCGTCAATTTCCTGATAAGGCAATTGATGTTATTGATGAAGCAAGCGCTATCACAAGGATTCAAGCTGACAACCAGCTGAAAGGGAACAACACACATCATAGCCCTGTGGATACTCTGAAGGAAGCAATTGTTTGCCCAGATCAAGTTGCACAG GTTGTGAGCCAATTTACTGGCATTCCTGTCAATGCACTTGCCCAGGATGAGAAGGTTAAGCTAATGAACCTAGCAAATAGATTGCAAGAACGAGTTGTTGGTCAGGAAGAAGCAGTAAATTTGGTTGCACAATCAGTGCTAAGGTCAAGGGCTGGACTGGATCAGCCTGGCCAACCAATAggctcttttcttttcctgggATCAACTGGTGTTGGCAAGACAGAACTTGCAAAGGCTCTTGCAGAACAGCTATTTGACAGTGAGAAGATGTTGATCCGGTTCGACATGACTGAGTTTGTTGGCAGTCACTCGGTGCTACGTCTCATTGGAGCACCTCCTAG CTATCATGGCTACGAAGAAGGAGGACAACTAACCGAAAAAGTCAGGCAGCGGCCTTACAGTGTAATCCTTTTTGATGAAATCGAGAAGGCCGATCCTGCAACGTTTAATGTTTTCCTCCAGCTCCTTGATGATGGTGTTTTGACTGACGGCAAAGGAAGAACTGTCGATTTTAAGAATACCATCATCATTATGACTTCAAATCTTGGAGCTGAGTACCTAATGAAAGCAATGACTGGTGGAAAATCAATGGAGGCTGCACGTGAACTTGTCATTAAGCAG gcaGAGAAACATTTCAAACCTGAGTTCCTGAACAGGCTGAGTGAGATTGTGATATTTGAGCCACTCTCACAAGATAACCTGAGGGTGGTTGCTTATGTTCAGATGAAAGGCATCATTGCTCGTTTAGCTGATAAGGGCATCAATATATCTGTAAGTGAAGCTGCAATCGATGTTGTCTTGTCAGAATCATACAACCCA CTTTATGGTGCAAGACCCATAAGGAGGTGGCTGCAGAAGAATGTGATGACGAAGCTCTCTGAGATGCTTGTCAAAGGAGAAGTAGACGCAGATACTACTGTCATCATCGATGCTTCTGAAGATATGAAAGATCTGAGGTACATAGTGAAGAATGCGCGCTGCCCATATAAGAGGCCTCCATTAGAGATTTCTAGCGACTCCGACAGTGACAATGACATTGACCTTAATGCTcctatagaaaagaaaatgaagtgGATTTAG
- the LOC106804246 gene encoding uncharacterized protein LOC106804246 has product MVVPLKKALGGYDHLLVVVDKFTKWIESKTIMSLKSEQAVEFMLDIVYQFGVPNCIITDNSSNFTWKKFLEFCDSYEKIRVDWASATHPRTNGQVERSNGMILQGLKPCIYDMLKKFTERLVAELPSMLWSLRTTPNRSTGFTPFFMTYGAKVVPPTELDYGSPKVHAYQEDGKTTSTC; this is encoded by the coding sequence ATGGTAGTACCTCTTAAGAAAGCACTCGGGGGCTATGACCACCTCCTAGTCGTGGTCgataagttcaccaagtggatagaATCCAAGACGATAATGTCACTGAAGTCAGAGCAAGCAGTCGAGTTCATGTTGGACATCGTCTATCAATTTGGGGTTCCCAACtgcatcatcaccgacaacagcagcaacttcacctggaAAAAATTCCTGGAGTTCTGCGATAGCTATGAAAAAATTCGGGTCGACTGGGCATCCGCAACCCACCCACGAACCAATGGCCAGGTGGAACGGTCCAACGGTATGATCTTGCAAGGCCTCAAGCCCTGCATCTACGACATGCTTAAGAAATTCACCGAGCGATTGGTGGCCGAACTCCCCTCCATGCTTTGGAGCCTGCGAACCACACCCAACAGGTCGACAGGCTTCACTCCATTCTTCATGACCTATGGTGCCAAGGTGGTGCCCCCGACTGAGCTAGACTATGGCTCACCAAAGGTTCACGCATACCAGGAGGATGGCAAGACAACCTCAACATGCTAG